In a genomic window of Balaenoptera ricei isolate mBalRic1 chromosome 3, mBalRic1.hap2, whole genome shotgun sequence:
- the LOC132363461 gene encoding olfactory receptor 2M3-like: MDVWNHTSLPDFILLGLFSYSPYDFFLFSLVLLVSAAALTGNILFLLLIQADRRLHTPMYFFLSQLSVMDLTLNGTVVPKMAANFLSGSKFISQRGCAAQVFLVVMVGGAECFLLPVMAYDRYVAVCHPLRYPMLMNRKARCLMTLVSWMAEVANSVIDVGVVFSFPYCGSLQVDHFFCEVPALLRLSCADTSLFQDFIYACCVVMLLLPLGVIVASYARVLTAVISMPSTEGKQKALTTCSSHLAVVALYYGGAIFSYIQRASARTPVGDRATSIFYTILTPMLNPLIYSLRSKEVMRALKKVLGRWRV, translated from the coding sequence ATGGATGTCTGGAACCACACCTCCCTACCAGATTTCATCCTTTTGGGTCTGTTCAGCTACTCACCATAtgacttcttccttttctcccttgtcCTTCTGGTCTCTGCTGCCGCCCTGACTGGCAacatcctcttcctcctgctcaTACAAGCCGATAGGCGCCTGCACACCCCGATGTACTTTTTTCTCAGCCAGCTCTCCGTCATGGACCTGACCCTGAATGGCACGGTAGTGCCCAAGATGGCAGCCAACTTCCTCTCGGGCAGTAAGTTCATCTCTCAGCGTGGCTGTGCAGCTCAGGTCTTCTTAGTGGTCATGGTAGGAGGGGCCGAGTGCTTCCTCCTACCGGTCATGGCCTACGACAGGTACGTGGCAGTGTGTCACCCCCTGCGGTACCCTATGCTCATGAACCGGAAGGCCCGTTGTCTGATGACCTTGGTGTCCTGGATGGCTGAAGTGGCCAACAGCGTGATTGACGTGGGCGTGGTCTTCAGCTTCCCCTACTGCGGCTCTCTGCAGGTGGATCACTTTTTCTGTGAGGTCCCCGCCCTGCTGAGGCTCTCTTGTGCTGACACCTCGCTCTTCCAGGACTTCATCTATGCTTGCTGTGTGGTCATGCTGCTGCTGCCTCTGGGGGTCATTGTGGCTTCCTATGCCCGAGTCCTCACGGCTGTGATTAGCATGCCCTCTACTGAGGGGAAACAGAAGGCTCTGACCACTTGCTCCTCCCACCTGGCTGTGGTGGCCCTTTACTATGGGGGAGCCATATTTAGCTATATACAGAGAGCTTCTGCTAGGACACCAGTGGGAGACCGAGCCACCTCCATCTTCTACACCATCCTCACCCCAATGCTCAACCCACTCATTTACAGCCTGAGGAGCAAGGAGGTAATGAGGGCCCTGAAGAAGGTGCTGGGGAGATGGAGAGTGTAG